From a single Vibrio tubiashii genomic region:
- a CDS encoding type IV pilin protein: MTLVELMLALAIISIVAAIAYPSYQSHLLRAHRTAALADLAKIQIELEQHYSGSYQSAATSVLSGGVCSFCTVDSEHFTVSVSATASAYTIKAEPIGAQLKDQCSNNHYSQLTINQTGEMTPPNCWQ; the protein is encoded by the coding sequence ATGACACTTGTCGAATTGATGCTCGCTTTAGCCATTATCTCGATAGTCGCGGCAATCGCATATCCAAGCTATCAAAGTCACTTACTCAGGGCGCATCGGACTGCTGCACTGGCGGATCTAGCCAAAATTCAGATCGAACTCGAACAGCACTATTCAGGGAGTTACCAATCGGCAGCGACATCGGTGTTATCTGGAGGGGTGTGTAGTTTCTGCACCGTAGATAGTGAGCATTTCACTGTGTCTGTTTCAGCCACAGCATCTGCGTACACTATTAAGGCAGAACCTATCGGTGCACAATTAAAGGATCAGTGTTCAAACAATCACTATAGCCAACTGACTATCAATCAAACAGGTGAAATGACACCACCAAATTGTTGGCAATAA